In Archocentrus centrarchus isolate MPI-CPG fArcCen1 chromosome 22, fArcCen1, whole genome shotgun sequence, one DNA window encodes the following:
- the LOC115772684 gene encoding B2 bradykinin receptor-like, with the protein MHCKTYDSGRRYWDTVQTLSFSPGGRTLQSASIPMGFGTVKMSGNQSNTNESHCIIDHTSLIFTLFPVYILIISVLGIVFNVFVLMVFCLHKKACTVAEIYLSSLAGADLALVCFLPFWAEYVRNGYDWLFSESLCKLVAAVISMNAFCSIYFLVLISIDRYVALVHPLSHERMRSPFYAKLGCLLVWSLGLVFALPALIYRKLKFEPQSNVTVCDTDYSYSQHLVSEVMTIILSFIVPVSIISFCTVRIIHALRNRLTRGSNTERKEQKATNLILAVLLAFLICWVPFHVTKILDVLEYVHILRCHIIMLINQQVSVYLAFFNSVLNPILYIIVGKNFQKRAKELCTQWGNKRSASFTRLSTHTRLTSIKFENSSK; encoded by the exons ATGCACTGTAAGACATACGACAGTGGCAGGAGGTACTGGGACACTGTTCAAACACTTTCTTTTTCCCCTGGAGGACGGACTCTTCAGTCTGCAAG CATCCCTATGGGTTTTGGCACTGTAAAGATGTCTGGGAACCAAAGCAACACAAATGAAAGCCATTGTATCATTGATCACACTAGCTTGATCTTCACTCTGTTTCCAGTCTACATCCTGATCATCAGTGTGCTTGGAATTGtctttaatgtgtttgtgctgatggttTTCTGTCTCCACAAGAAGGCCTGCACGGTGGCTGAGATCTACTTGAGCAGCCTGGCTGGTGCTGACCTTGCTCTGGTGTGCTTTTTGCCCTTCTGGGCTGAATATGTAAGAAATGGCTATGACTGGCTTTTCAGTGAAAGTCTGTGCAAGCTTGTAGCAGCTGTTATCAGTATGAATGCATTCTGCAGCATCTACTTCCTTGTTCTGATTAGCATCGACCGTTATGTGGCACTGGTGCACCCGCTTTCCCATGAGAGGATGCGCAGTCCATTTTATGCCAAACTGGGATGTCTGTTGGTGTGGAGTCTTGGCTTGGTCTTTGCTCTCCCTGCATTAATCTACAGGAAGTTAAAATTTGAGCCTCAGTCAAATGTTACTGTATGTGACACTGACTACTCATACAGTCAACATCTGGTGTCTGAGGTGATGACCATAATACTCAGCTTCATTGTCCCTGTTTCCATTATTTCCTTCTGCACTGTTAGAATTATCCATGCACTGAGAAACAGGCTAACAAGAGGTTCAAACACTGAGAGAAAGGAGCAGAAGGCCACCAATCTTATCCTGGCAGTTCTCCTGGCATTCCTGATCTGCTGGGTGCCATTCCACGTGACCAAGATACTGGATGTGCTCGAATACGTTCACATTCTGAGATGTCACATCATAATGCTCATAAACCAGCAGGTCTCTGTATATTTAGCGTTCTTCAACAGCGTCCTTAATCCCATTCTCTACATCATTGTTGGGAAAAACTTCCAGAAAAGAGCAAAGGAACTCTGTACGCAATGGGGCAATAAGAGATCGGCATCTTTCACCCGgctatccacacacacacgactGACAAGTATCAAATTTGAGAATAGCTCAAAGTGA
- the gpr65 gene encoding G protein-coupled receptor 65, whose translation MENSTLTTNHSECNLVDNPARRRSFLFFYVAVIVTAIPTNTFFLYVSWQHIRKKNELGVYLFSLALSDLTFTGGFSLWLDFLWRGVWIHGHYVCVLSIYFLFNNFYTSEALLCCIAVGRYLAVVHPLKYRSCRKISTAAAVTVIIWVLVVCFNASTITWEDSYHENKKVSVCFDIFSPLSANLIGANVMRFFMGFMIPLFLVFFSTWGICMAVKSNQATDKQERNRILKLLTVVLLSVLFCFGPIHVMMLLRTLVDDCRNIALLLYPYKISVAISSLNCLADPLLYCFITRTGQASVSRVVLLFHEKKKDNVSYF comes from the coding sequence ATGGAAAACTCAACCTTGACCACCAATCATTCCGAATGTAATTTGGTTGACAACCCAGCCAGGAGAaggtcatttctgtttttctatgtgGCTGTCATCGTCACCGCCATCCCTACCAACACCTTCTTCCTCTATGTGTCCTGGCAgcacatcaggaagaagaatgAGCTTGGTGTGTATCTGTTCAGCCTGGCTCTGAGTGACCTAACCTTCACTGGTGGTTTTAGTCTCTGGTTGGACTTCCTGTGGCGAGGAGTTTGGATCCATGGACACTATGTTTGTGTGCTGTCCATATACTTTCTCTTCAACAACTTCTACACTAGCGAGGCTCTCCTATGCTGCATTGCGGTTGGCCGCTACCTGGCAGTGGTTCACCCATTAAAGTACAGATCCTGCAGGAAAATTAGCACCGCAGCAGCAGTTACTGTTATCATTTGGGTGTTGGTGGTCTGCTTCAATGCCAGCACCATCACCTGGGAGGACTCATACCATGAGAACAAGAAGGTTTCAGtgtgttttgacattttcagtCCGCTGTCAGCGAATCTCATTGGAGCTAATGTAATGCGCTTCTTCATGGGGTTTATGATTCCGCTTTTCCTagtgtttttttccacatgGGGGATCTGCATGGCTGTAAAATCCAACCAGGCTACTGACAAGCAGGAACGCAACCGGATTTTAAAGCTATTAACTGTAGTTCTACTCAgcgttttgttctgctttggaCCTATCCATGTCATGATGCTGCTCCGTACACTGGTTGATGACTGCAGGAATATTGCATTACTCCTCTATCCCTACAAGATCAGTGTTGCTATTTCAAGCCTTAACTGCCTTGCAGACCCACTTCTTTACTGCTTCATTACTAGAACAGGACAGGCAAGTGTCAGTCGGGTTGTGCTGTTATTTCACGAAAAGAAGAAAGAcaatgtttcatatttttaa
- the LOC115772722 gene encoding G-protein coupled receptor 4-like: MESATTSYTNSCIINSSVDQQMYPAVYSLFFIVSFPGNCLSLYVAWMLMKKGNNIAVYLVNLSISDLLYTVTLPIWIVQACGTHIGDGLCNLMAVIMYNSFFVGSGLLCCISVDRYLAVVYPLHFDWIRQVKTAALVSIAVWILEIVIHIILLDHMGALQASKYLCNQQIPMTQEDATVALTRVTLSFLVPVFIMTFCYHQIMRSLLQSTSIQAEERRKVERLLLLLLLAYVVSFLPYQLVMLLRAILEPEACDWTMRLRSPFLVTVATTTLNSMLDPIIYCLINESAKAEIQKTTMKIKRHFMKRKSCENSEFPNK, encoded by the coding sequence ATGGAGTCAGCAACCACCAGCTACACAAACTCTTGCATCATTAACTCCTCAGTGGATCAGCAAATGTATCCAGCTGtgtattctcttttttttattgtgagcTTTCCAGGCAACTGCCTGTCTCTGTATGTAGCCTGGATGCTGATGAAGAAAGGGAACAACATTGCAGTCTACCTTGTCAATTTGTCCATATCTGATCTACTGTACACAGTCACTCTGCCTATTTGGATTGTACAGGCCTGTGGGACACATATAGGTGATGGTCTTTGCAACCTCATGGCTGTAATCATGTACAACAGCTTTTTCGTTGGCTCAGGTCTTCTTTGCTGCATCTCTGTTGATCGCTATCTGGCAGTGGTCTACCCGCTCCACTTTGACTGGATCAGACAGGTAAAGACAGCAGCACTTGTGAGTATTGCTGTCTGGATTTTGGAGATTGTCATTCATATCATCTTACTTGACCACATGGGAGCACTGCAAGCTTCAAAATACTTGTGTAATCAGCAAATACCCATGACACAAGAAGATGCCACCGTTGCCCTTACAAGGGTCACCTTGAGTTTCTTGGTCCCTGTCTTCATCATGACATTTTGCTATCATCAGATCATGCGCTCACTCCTACAGAGCACCTCCATCCAGGCAGAAGAGCGCAGGAAAGTGGAGCGTCTATTGTTGCTCCTCCTTTTGGCCTACGTAGTGTCATTTTTGCCCTACCAGTTGGTCATGCTGCTCAGGGCTATCCTGGAACCCGAGGCCTGCGACTGGACTATGAGGCTTAGAAGTCCATTCCTGGTAACAGTTGCCACCACAACTCTAAACAGTATGTTGGATCCTATAATATACTGTTTAATCAATGAGAGTGCTAAAGCAGAGATTCAGAAGACtacaatgaaaataaagagacattttatgaaaaggAAGAGCTGTGAGAACTCTGAGTTTCCTAACAAGtga